The proteins below come from a single Vicugna pacos chromosome 13, VicPac4, whole genome shotgun sequence genomic window:
- the LOC102542257 gene encoding ATPase family AAA domain-containing protein 3 isoform X3 has translation MQEQTLQLEQQSRIKEYEAAVEQLKSEQIRVQAEERRKTLSEETRQHQARAQYQDKLARQRYEDQLKQQQLLNEENLRKQEESVQKQEALRRATVEREMELRHKNEMLRVEAEARARARAERENADITREQIRLKAAEHRQTILESIRTAGTLFGEGFRAFVTDWDKVTATVAGLTLLAVGVYSAKNATSVAGRYFEARLGKPSLVRETSRITVLEALRHPVQVSRRLLSKPQDALEGVVLSPSLEARVRDIAIATRNTKKNRSLYRNILMYGPPGTGKTLFAKKLALHSGMDYAIMTGGDVAPMGRDGVTAMHKVFDWANTSRRGLLLFVDEADAFLRKRATEKISEDLRATLNAFLHRTGQHSSKFMLVLASNQPEQFDWAINDRIDEMVSFDLPRQEERERLVRMYFDKYVLKPATEGKQRLKLAQFDYGKKCSEIARLTEGMSGREISQLAVAWQAMAYASEDGVLTEAMMDARVQDAIQQHKQKMQWLRAEGVQPPLPSVPSK, from the exons ATGCAGGAGCAGACACTTCAGCTGGAGCAGCAGTCCAGGATCAag GAGTATGAGGCCGCCGTGGAGCAGCTGAAGAGCGAGCAGATCCGTGTGCAGgcggaggagaggaggaagaccCTGAGCGAGGAGACACGGCAGCACCAGGCT AGAGCCCAGTACCAGGACAAGCTGGCCCGGCAGCGGTACGAGGACCAGCTGAAGCAGCAG CAACTTCTCAATGAGGAGAATTTACGGAAGCAGGAGGAGTCTGTGCAGAAGCAGGAGGCCCTGCGACGAG CCACGGTGGAGCGGGAGATGGAGCTGCGGCACAAGAATGAGATGCTGCGGGTGGAGGCTGAGGCGCGGGCCCGGGCCAGGGCTGAGCGCGAGAATGCCGACATCACTCGTGAGCAGATCCGCCTGAAGGCTGCGGAGCACCGCCAGACCATCCTGGAGTCCATCAG GACGGCTGGCACCCTGTTTGGTGAAGGTTTCCGTGCCTTTGTGACTGACTGGGACAAAGTGACAGCCACG GTGGCTGGGCTGACGCTGTTGGCCGTCGGGGTCTATTCTGCCAAGAACGCCACGTCTGTCGCTGGGCGGTACTTCGAGGCCCGGCTGGGGAAGCCGTCCCTGGTGCGGGAAACCTCCCGTATCACGGTGCTGGAGGCGCTGAGGCATCCTGTGCAG GTCAGCAGGCGGCTCCTCAGTAAGCCTCAGGACGCGTTGGAGGGCGTCGTCCTCAGC CCCAGCCTGGAGGCCCGTGTGCGGGACATTGCCATTGCCACCAGGAACACCAAGAAGAATAGGAGCCTGTACCGGAACATTCTGATGTACGGGCCGCCTGGGACCGGCAAGACTCTGTTTGCCAAG AAACTTGCGCTGCACTCGGGCATGGACTACGCCATCATGACCGGTGGGGACGTGGCCCCCATGGGGCGGGATGGTGTGACTGCCATGCACAAGGTCTTCGACTGGGCCAACACCAGTCGGCGAGG CCTCCTGCTCTTCGTGGATGAAGCAGACGCCTTTCTCAGGAAGCGAGCAACC GAGAAGATAAGCGAGGATCTCAGGGCCACCCTGAACGCCTTCCTGCACCGGACGGGCCAACACAGCAGCAA GTTCATGCTCGTCCTGGCCAGCAACCAGCCCGAGCAGTTTGACTGGGCCATCAACGACCGCATTGATGAGATGGTCAGCTTCGACCTGCCGCGGCAGGAGGAGCGGGAGCGCCTGGTGAGAATGTATTTTGACAAGTATGTTCTTAAACCAGCCACAGAAGGAAAGCA GCGCTTGAAGCTGGCCCAGTTTGATTACGGGAAGAAGTGCTCAGAGATTGCACGCCTGACCGAGGGCATGTCGGGCCGGGAGATCTCCCAGCTTGCCGTGGCGTGGCAG
- the LOC102542257 gene encoding ATPase family AAA domain-containing protein 3 isoform X1, with protein MSWLFGIKGSKGEGAGPPLPLPPAQPGVEGGGDRGAGDRPAPKDKWSNFDPTGLERAAKAARELEHSRECGHAKEALNLAQMQEQTLQLEQQSRIKEYEAAVEQLKSEQIRVQAEERRKTLSEETRQHQARAQYQDKLARQRYEDQLKQQQLLNEENLRKQEESVQKQEALRRATVEREMELRHKNEMLRVEAEARARARAERENADITREQIRLKAAEHRQTILESIRTAGTLFGEGFRAFVTDWDKVTATVAGLTLLAVGVYSAKNATSVAGRYFEARLGKPSLVRETSRITVLEALRHPVQVSRRLLSKPQDALEGVVLSPSLEARVRDIAIATRNTKKNRSLYRNILMYGPPGTGKTLFAKKLALHSGMDYAIMTGGDVAPMGRDGVTAMHKVFDWANTSRRGLLLFVDEADAFLRKRATEKISEDLRATLNAFLHRTGQHSSKFMLVLASNQPEQFDWAINDRIDEMVSFDLPRQEERERLVRMYFDKYVLKPATEGKQRLKLAQFDYGKKCSEIARLTEGMSGREISQLAVAWQAMAYASEDGVLTEAMMDARVQDAIQQHKQKMQWLRAEGVQPPLPSVPSK; from the exons ATGTCGTGGCTCTTCGGCATCAAGGGCTCCAAGGGCGAAGGCGCAGGGCCGCCTCTGCCCCTGCCGCCCGCGCAGCCCGGGGTCGAGGGCGGCGGGGACCGCGGCGCAGGGGACCGGCCGGCGCCCAAGGACAAATGGAGCAACTTCGACCCGACGGGCTTGGAGCGCGCGGCCAAGGCGGCGCGCGAGCTGGAGCACTCGCGTGAGTGCG gacACGCCAAGGAGGCCCTGAATCTGGCGCAGATGCAGGAGCAGACACTTCAGCTGGAGCAGCAGTCCAGGATCAag GAGTATGAGGCCGCCGTGGAGCAGCTGAAGAGCGAGCAGATCCGTGTGCAGgcggaggagaggaggaagaccCTGAGCGAGGAGACACGGCAGCACCAGGCT AGAGCCCAGTACCAGGACAAGCTGGCCCGGCAGCGGTACGAGGACCAGCTGAAGCAGCAG CAACTTCTCAATGAGGAGAATTTACGGAAGCAGGAGGAGTCTGTGCAGAAGCAGGAGGCCCTGCGACGAG CCACGGTGGAGCGGGAGATGGAGCTGCGGCACAAGAATGAGATGCTGCGGGTGGAGGCTGAGGCGCGGGCCCGGGCCAGGGCTGAGCGCGAGAATGCCGACATCACTCGTGAGCAGATCCGCCTGAAGGCTGCGGAGCACCGCCAGACCATCCTGGAGTCCATCAG GACGGCTGGCACCCTGTTTGGTGAAGGTTTCCGTGCCTTTGTGACTGACTGGGACAAAGTGACAGCCACG GTGGCTGGGCTGACGCTGTTGGCCGTCGGGGTCTATTCTGCCAAGAACGCCACGTCTGTCGCTGGGCGGTACTTCGAGGCCCGGCTGGGGAAGCCGTCCCTGGTGCGGGAAACCTCCCGTATCACGGTGCTGGAGGCGCTGAGGCATCCTGTGCAG GTCAGCAGGCGGCTCCTCAGTAAGCCTCAGGACGCGTTGGAGGGCGTCGTCCTCAGC CCCAGCCTGGAGGCCCGTGTGCGGGACATTGCCATTGCCACCAGGAACACCAAGAAGAATAGGAGCCTGTACCGGAACATTCTGATGTACGGGCCGCCTGGGACCGGCAAGACTCTGTTTGCCAAG AAACTTGCGCTGCACTCGGGCATGGACTACGCCATCATGACCGGTGGGGACGTGGCCCCCATGGGGCGGGATGGTGTGACTGCCATGCACAAGGTCTTCGACTGGGCCAACACCAGTCGGCGAGG CCTCCTGCTCTTCGTGGATGAAGCAGACGCCTTTCTCAGGAAGCGAGCAACC GAGAAGATAAGCGAGGATCTCAGGGCCACCCTGAACGCCTTCCTGCACCGGACGGGCCAACACAGCAGCAA GTTCATGCTCGTCCTGGCCAGCAACCAGCCCGAGCAGTTTGACTGGGCCATCAACGACCGCATTGATGAGATGGTCAGCTTCGACCTGCCGCGGCAGGAGGAGCGGGAGCGCCTGGTGAGAATGTATTTTGACAAGTATGTTCTTAAACCAGCCACAGAAGGAAAGCA GCGCTTGAAGCTGGCCCAGTTTGATTACGGGAAGAAGTGCTCAGAGATTGCACGCCTGACCGAGGGCATGTCGGGCCGGGAGATCTCCCAGCTTGCCGTGGCGTGGCAG
- the LOC102542257 gene encoding ATPase family AAA domain-containing protein 3 isoform X2 → MSWLFGIKGSKGEGAGPPLPLPPAQPGVEGGGDRGAGDRPAPKDKWSNFDPTGLERAAKAARELEHSRHAKEALNLAQMQEQTLQLEQQSRIKEYEAAVEQLKSEQIRVQAEERRKTLSEETRQHQARAQYQDKLARQRYEDQLKQQQLLNEENLRKQEESVQKQEALRRATVEREMELRHKNEMLRVEAEARARARAERENADITREQIRLKAAEHRQTILESIRTAGTLFGEGFRAFVTDWDKVTATVAGLTLLAVGVYSAKNATSVAGRYFEARLGKPSLVRETSRITVLEALRHPVQVSRRLLSKPQDALEGVVLSPSLEARVRDIAIATRNTKKNRSLYRNILMYGPPGTGKTLFAKKLALHSGMDYAIMTGGDVAPMGRDGVTAMHKVFDWANTSRRGLLLFVDEADAFLRKRATEKISEDLRATLNAFLHRTGQHSSKFMLVLASNQPEQFDWAINDRIDEMVSFDLPRQEERERLVRMYFDKYVLKPATEGKQRLKLAQFDYGKKCSEIARLTEGMSGREISQLAVAWQAMAYASEDGVLTEAMMDARVQDAIQQHKQKMQWLRAEGVQPPLPSVPSK, encoded by the exons ATGTCGTGGCTCTTCGGCATCAAGGGCTCCAAGGGCGAAGGCGCAGGGCCGCCTCTGCCCCTGCCGCCCGCGCAGCCCGGGGTCGAGGGCGGCGGGGACCGCGGCGCAGGGGACCGGCCGGCGCCCAAGGACAAATGGAGCAACTTCGACCCGACGGGCTTGGAGCGCGCGGCCAAGGCGGCGCGCGAGCTGGAGCACTCGC gacACGCCAAGGAGGCCCTGAATCTGGCGCAGATGCAGGAGCAGACACTTCAGCTGGAGCAGCAGTCCAGGATCAag GAGTATGAGGCCGCCGTGGAGCAGCTGAAGAGCGAGCAGATCCGTGTGCAGgcggaggagaggaggaagaccCTGAGCGAGGAGACACGGCAGCACCAGGCT AGAGCCCAGTACCAGGACAAGCTGGCCCGGCAGCGGTACGAGGACCAGCTGAAGCAGCAG CAACTTCTCAATGAGGAGAATTTACGGAAGCAGGAGGAGTCTGTGCAGAAGCAGGAGGCCCTGCGACGAG CCACGGTGGAGCGGGAGATGGAGCTGCGGCACAAGAATGAGATGCTGCGGGTGGAGGCTGAGGCGCGGGCCCGGGCCAGGGCTGAGCGCGAGAATGCCGACATCACTCGTGAGCAGATCCGCCTGAAGGCTGCGGAGCACCGCCAGACCATCCTGGAGTCCATCAG GACGGCTGGCACCCTGTTTGGTGAAGGTTTCCGTGCCTTTGTGACTGACTGGGACAAAGTGACAGCCACG GTGGCTGGGCTGACGCTGTTGGCCGTCGGGGTCTATTCTGCCAAGAACGCCACGTCTGTCGCTGGGCGGTACTTCGAGGCCCGGCTGGGGAAGCCGTCCCTGGTGCGGGAAACCTCCCGTATCACGGTGCTGGAGGCGCTGAGGCATCCTGTGCAG GTCAGCAGGCGGCTCCTCAGTAAGCCTCAGGACGCGTTGGAGGGCGTCGTCCTCAGC CCCAGCCTGGAGGCCCGTGTGCGGGACATTGCCATTGCCACCAGGAACACCAAGAAGAATAGGAGCCTGTACCGGAACATTCTGATGTACGGGCCGCCTGGGACCGGCAAGACTCTGTTTGCCAAG AAACTTGCGCTGCACTCGGGCATGGACTACGCCATCATGACCGGTGGGGACGTGGCCCCCATGGGGCGGGATGGTGTGACTGCCATGCACAAGGTCTTCGACTGGGCCAACACCAGTCGGCGAGG CCTCCTGCTCTTCGTGGATGAAGCAGACGCCTTTCTCAGGAAGCGAGCAACC GAGAAGATAAGCGAGGATCTCAGGGCCACCCTGAACGCCTTCCTGCACCGGACGGGCCAACACAGCAGCAA GTTCATGCTCGTCCTGGCCAGCAACCAGCCCGAGCAGTTTGACTGGGCCATCAACGACCGCATTGATGAGATGGTCAGCTTCGACCTGCCGCGGCAGGAGGAGCGGGAGCGCCTGGTGAGAATGTATTTTGACAAGTATGTTCTTAAACCAGCCACAGAAGGAAAGCA GCGCTTGAAGCTGGCCCAGTTTGATTACGGGAAGAAGTGCTCAGAGATTGCACGCCTGACCGAGGGCATGTCGGGCCGGGAGATCTCCCAGCTTGCCGTGGCGTGGCAG
- the VWA1 gene encoding von Willebrand factor A domain-containing protein 1: protein MLPWTVLGLALSLRLPRSGAERGLPASVPQGDLLFLLDSSASVSHYEFSRVREFLGQLAALLPLGPGALHASLVHVGSQPHTEFPFGQHSSGSTVQDAIRAAAQRMGDTNTGLALAYAKEQLFAEEAGARPGVPKVLVWVTDGGSSDLVGPPMQELKDLGVTVFIVSTGRGNLLELSAAASPPAEKHLHFVDVDDLHMITQELRGSVLDAMWPQQLRASEVTSSGFRLAWPPLLTPDSGYYVLELMPSAKSGAVRRQQLPGNATGWAWAGLDPDTEYNVELMPESNVRLLRPQHLRVRTLPEETGPERIVVSHARPRSLRVSWAPALGPAAALGYHVQVGPLLGGAAQRVEVPAGRNSTTLQGLAPGTAYLVTVTAAFRSGRERALSAKACTPDGERSRAPRPQALEADGREP from the exons ATGCTGCCCTGGACGGTTCTCGGCCTGGCCCTGAGCCTGCGGCTGCCGCGGAGCGGCGCGGAGCGTG gccTCCCGGCATCTGTCCCCCAGGGGGACCTGCTGTTTCTGTTGGACAGCTCGGCCAGCGTGTCTCATTATGAGTTTTCCCGAGTTCGGGAGTTTTTGGGGCAGCTGGCGGCCCTGTTgcccctgggccctggggccCTGCATGCCAGCCTGGTGCACGTGGGCAGCCAGCCACACACCGAGTTCCCCTTCGGCCAGCACAGCTCAGGCTCGACTGTCCAGGATGCCATTCGTGCTGCAGCCCAGCGCATGGGTGACACCAACACTGGCCTGGCGCTGGCATACGCCAAGGAGCAGCTGTTTGCCGAGGAGGCGGGGGCCCGGCCGGGAGTGCCCAAGGTGCTGGTGTGGGTGACAGACGGCGGCTCCAGCGACCTCGTGGGGCCCCCTATGCAGGAGCTGAAGGACCTGGgcgtcactgtcttcattgtcaGCACTGGCCGCGGCAACCTCCTGGAGTTGTCGGCCGCGGCCTCGCCCCCCGCGGAGAAGCACCTGCACTTTGTGGATGTGGACGACCTGCACATGATCACCCAGGAGCTCAGGGGCTCCGTTCTTG ACGCGATGTGGCCGCAGCAGCTCCGTGCCTCTGAGGTCACGTCTAGCGGCTTCCGTCTGGCCTGGCCGCCCCTACTGACCCCGGACTCGGGCTACTACGTGTTGGAGCTGATGCCCAGCGCCAAGTCGGGGGCCGTGCGCCGCCAGCAGCTGCCAGGGAACGCGACGGGCTGGGCCTGGGCCGGCCTCGACCCCGACACGGAATACAACGTGGAGCTGATGCCGGAGTCCAACGTGCGGCTTTTGAGGCCACAGCACCTGCGAGTGCGCACGCTGCCGG AGGAGACCGGACCGGAGCGCATCGTCGTCTCGCACGCCAGGCCGCGCAGCCTGCGCGTGAGCTGGGCCCCGGCGCTGGGTCCGGCCGCCGCGCTCGGCTACCACGTGCAGGTCGGGCCTCTGCTGGGCGGCGCGGCGCAGCGCGTGGAGGTGCCCGCGGGCCGGAACAGCACCACGCTGCAGGGCCTGGCGCCCGGCACCGCCTACCTGGTGACCGTGACGGCGGCCTTCCGCTCGGGCCGCGAGAGGGCGCTGTCGGCCAAGGCCTGCACGCCCGATGGCGAGCGCAGCCGCGCCCCGCGTCCCCAGGCGCTGGAGGCTGATGGCCGGGAGCCGTGA